From the genome of Chroicocephalus ridibundus chromosome 1, bChrRid1.1, whole genome shotgun sequence, one region includes:
- the RS1 gene encoding retinoschisin, which yields MRFKMGSVLLSLLFWYKAVLALSPGEDERLELWHSKACKCNCQGGPNSVWSSGTNSLECMPECPYHKPLGFESGAVTPDQISCSNPEQYTGWYSSWTANKARLNGQGFGCAWLSKYQDNGQWLQIDLKEVKVISGILTQGRCDADEWMTKYSVQYRTDENLNWVYYKDQTGNNRVFYGNSDRSSSVQNLLRPPIVARYIRLIPLGWHVRIAIRMELLECLGKCG from the exons ctgtgctggCCCTCTCCCCAGGAGAG GATGAGAGGCTGGAGCTGTGGCACAGCAAGGCTTGCAAATGCAATTGCCAAGGAGGTCCTAACTCGGTGTGGTCCAGCGGGACTAACAGCTTAGAGTGCATGCCAG AGTGCCCCTACCACAAGCCCCTGGGCTTCGAGTCCGGCGCCGTCACCCCCGACCAGATAAGCTGCTCCAACCCTGAGCAGTACACAGGCTGGTACTCCTCCTGGACAGCCAACAAGGCCCGCCTCAATGGCCAAGGCTTTGG GTGCGCATGGCTCTCCAAGTACCAGGACAATGGGCAGTGGCTGCAGATCGACCTGAAGGAGGTGAAGGTGATCTCGGGGATCCTCACGCAAGGGCGCTGCGATGCTGACGAGTGGATGACCAAGTACAGCGTGCAGTACCGCACCGACGAAAACCTCAACTGGGTTTACTACAAGGATCAGACTGGGAACAACCGG GTTTTCTATGGCAACTCGGACCGCTCATCCTCGGTGCAGAACCTGCTGCGGCCGCCCATTGTGGCCCGCTACATCCGCCTCATCCCGCTGGGCTGGCACGTGCGCATCGCCATCCGCATGGAGCTCCTCGAGTGCCTGGGCAAGTGTGGCTGA